AAGTCTATAGGTCATAATCACTGGATAAAGTAATGGTTTGCATATGGCTACATAGCGATCATATGCCATTGTTGCCAAGAGAAAACATTCTGTCGTTCCaccaaatgcaaaggaaaaaaactgtaTCTTGCATTCAGAAAGAGAGATCATCTTACTCCTGGCTAGGAAGTTGGCCAGCATCTTTGGGGTCACTGTGGATGATATCCAAGCATCCACAAAGGCTAAACTCCCAAGGAGTAAGTACATGGGAATATGAAGGTGAGAGTCATTGCAGATGAGAGCAGTTAGTCCAAGGTTTCCCACAATGGTGATGAGGTATATCACCAGGAACACTAGGAACAGAGGGATTTGCCACTGTGGTTGATATGTGAATCCTGTGAGAACAAACTTTGTCAGCAATGTTCCATTTTTAGTATCCATCTTGTTACNAGGAACACTAGGAACAGAGGGATT
This is a stretch of genomic DNA from Ailuropoda melanoleuca isolate Jingjing unplaced genomic scaffold, ASM200744v2 unplaced-scaffold3141, whole genome shotgun sequence. It encodes these proteins:
- the LOC117798421 gene encoding olfactory receptor 5H8-like; amino-acid sequence: MDTKNGTLLTKFVLTGFTYQPQWQIPLFLVFLVIYLITIVGNLGLTALICNDSHLHIPMYLLLGSLAFVDAWISSTVTPKMLANFLARSKMISLSECKIQFFSFAFGGTTECFLLATMAYDRYVAICKPLLYPVIMTYRLCTWLLVSSFVGGLIHSIFHIGFLFRLTFCNSNIIYHFYCDIMTLFKISCTDPSINVLMVFIFSG